A genomic stretch from Falco cherrug isolate bFalChe1 chromosome 3, bFalChe1.pri, whole genome shotgun sequence includes:
- the PPCS gene encoding phosphopantothenate--cysteine ligase isoform X2 → MFYLAAAVSDFYIPASEMPEHKIQSSEGPLQITMKMVPKMLSPLVKEWAPEAFVISFKLETDPLILIDKSRQALEKYRHQVVVANILESRRTSVIIVTKDSQTPLSLSDEEIAQGMEIEEKIVSYLQGQHTAFIEKKV, encoded by the exons ATGTTTTACCTGGCTGCTGCCGTGTCGGATTTCTACATCCCGGCCTCGGAGATGCCCGAGCACAAGATCCAGTCCTCCGAGGGGCCCCTGCAG ATCACAATGAAGATGGTGCCAAAAATGCTGTCTCCTCTCGTCAAAGAATGGGCCCCAGAGGCAtttgttatttcctttaaaCTGGAGACCGATCCCTTGATCTTAATTGATAAATCACGGCAGGCTCTGGAGAAATACCGTCACCAGGTGGTGGTAGCAAATATCCTGGAGTCGCGGAGAACCTCTGTTATTATTGTAACCAAAGACTCACAGACTCCGTTATCTCTTTCTGATGAGGAAATAGCACAAGGCATGGAAATAGAGGAAAAGATAGTGAGCTATCTTCAGGGCCAACATACTGCATTTATAGAGAAAAAAGTCTGA
- the PPCS gene encoding phosphopantothenate--cysteine ligase isoform X1, translated as MAAAAAAGAEEAAAAAAEGRVRAWAAGQAARGRRVALVTSGGTQVPLEARAVRFLENFSSGRRGAASAERLVRAGYGVCFLHRARSAFPWARALPPPGPALLDALRLTPGPPPGVAADPAALPALLPALRDYRRATEAGALLAIEFTGLGEYLALLRAAARALAPFGSSVMFYLAAAVSDFYIPASEMPEHKIQSSEGPLQITMKMVPKMLSPLVKEWAPEAFVISFKLETDPLILIDKSRQALEKYRHQVVVANILESRRTSVIIVTKDSQTPLSLSDEEIAQGMEIEEKIVSYLQGQHTAFIEKKV; from the exons atggcggcggcggcggcggcgggcgcggaggaagcggcggcagcggcggcggaGGGGCGCGTGCGGGCCTgggcggcggggcaggcggcGCGCGGGCGGCGCGTGGCGCTGGTGACGTCGGGCGGCACGCAGGTGCCGCTGGAGGCGCGCGCCGTCCGCTTCCTGGAGAACTTCAGCAGCGGGAGGCGCGGGGCCGCCTCGGCCGAGCGGCTGGTACGGGCCGGTTACGGCGTCTGCTTCCTGCACCGGGCCCGCTCCGCCTTCCCCTGGGCCagggcgctgcccccgcccggGCCCGCCCTGCTCGACGCCCTCCGCCTCACCCCTGGGCCGCCGCCCGGCGTGGCCGCTGAccccgccgccctgcccgccTTGCTGCCCGCCCTCCGCGATTACCGCCGCGCTACCGAGGCGGGGGCGCTGCTCGCCATCGAGTTCACCGGGCTGGGCGAGTACCTGGCGCTGCTGCgagccgccgcccgcgccctgGCGCCCTTCG GCTCCAGCGTCATGTTTTACCTGGCTGCTGCCGTGTCGGATTTCTACATCCCGGCCTCGGAGATGCCCGAGCACAAGATCCAGTCCTCCGAGGGGCCCCTGCAG ATCACAATGAAGATGGTGCCAAAAATGCTGTCTCCTCTCGTCAAAGAATGGGCCCCAGAGGCAtttgttatttcctttaaaCTGGAGACCGATCCCTTGATCTTAATTGATAAATCACGGCAGGCTCTGGAGAAATACCGTCACCAGGTGGTGGTAGCAAATATCCTGGAGTCGCGGAGAACCTCTGTTATTATTGTAACCAAAGACTCACAGACTCCGTTATCTCTTTCTGATGAGGAAATAGCACAAGGCATGGAAATAGAGGAAAAGATAGTGAGCTATCTTCAGGGCCAACATACTGCATTTATAGAGAAAAAAGTCTGA